In the Thermodesulfobacteriota bacterium genome, one interval contains:
- the thiE gene encoding thiamine phosphate synthase: protein MQYQIKGLYVITDEKLIPRNRFVETVEKAIKGGAKIVQLREKQSSSEDILRLAEELLKLTRRYNVPLIIDDYPELARDIGAEGVHLGQHDTSLAEARKVLGNRAIIGVSCYSSIERGIEAHEEGADYLAFGTPFFTPTKPDRQPTSFEILKEARRVIPKIPIFAIGGITPQNVASILETGVDGIAVITSVFGSSDPEKVSRQLSAFFEDII from the coding sequence ATGCAATATCAAATTAAAGGCCTGTATGTCATCACTGACGAAAAGCTTATCCCGAGGAATCGATTCGTTGAGACCGTCGAAAAGGCAATAAAGGGTGGTGCCAAGATAGTTCAACTCAGGGAAAAACAGTCCTCAAGCGAAGACATATTGAGGCTTGCTGAAGAGCTGCTTAAGCTCACGAGGAGATATAATGTGCCGTTGATAATCGATGATTACCCTGAGCTAGCAAGAGATATTGGTGCAGAAGGGGTTCATCTTGGCCAGCATGATACCTCCCTCGCCGAAGCGAGGAAGGTGCTTGGGAACAGAGCCATAATTGGGGTTTCATGCTATAGCAGTATAGAAAGGGGGATAGAAGCTCATGAAGAAGGTGCAGATTATTTGGCTTTTGGAACACCGTTTTTCACCCCCACCAAGCCGGACAGGCAGCCTACCTCATTTGAAATATTGAAGGAGGCAAGAAGGGTTATCCCAAAAATCCCAATTTTTGCAATCGGAGGAATAACACCTCAAAATGTAGCTTCAATTCTAGAAACAGGTGTAGACGGAATTGCCGTTATAACAAGTGTTTTTGGTTCTTCCGACCCCGAAAAGGTCTCACGACAGCTTAGCGCTTTTTTTGAGGATATTATTTAA
- a CDS encoding deoxyhypusine synthase family protein gives MFKENKISKDNKLFTKKVKAIEVKTKKTISQLLSEMSQTGFQGKNLANVVEVFEEMLMDRDTTILFGYAGSLSTTGQWKIINWLIENNYIDILVPTGANISEDIIDAMGLGYWQGTHLADNEELFREGFNRYYDVYGDESDYLKMTELIAEFILTLDEEYKYSSREFLNLFGKWLGERDIRSIVTLAAENGVPIFCPAIADSPYGDAALIAKSKGFTLTIDAVKDYIEFMGLGGNVKDTGVIYIGGGVPKDFIQLFAVTSDLLYEDRRIPNREHGFNRKKTGKAETYYPHKYAIQITTDSPQWGGLSGCTFEEAVSWGKELPDGGLVQCYCDATIALPIVTHSLAERVRHKRRKRNFIKLLNNKKP, from the coding sequence TTGTTCAAAGAAAATAAAATATCGAAGGATAATAAACTTTTCACAAAAAAGGTTAAAGCAATAGAGGTAAAAACCAAGAAGACAATTTCTCAATTGCTTTCCGAGATGTCCCAAACTGGTTTTCAGGGCAAGAACCTGGCTAATGTCGTCGAAGTCTTTGAAGAAATGTTAATGGACCGAGACACAACTATTCTTTTTGGTTATGCGGGTTCTTTATCTACAACAGGACAGTGGAAAATAATCAATTGGCTGATAGAAAACAATTATATTGATATACTCGTTCCGACCGGCGCAAATATCTCCGAAGATATAATTGACGCCATGGGATTGGGTTATTGGCAAGGAACCCATTTAGCAGATAATGAGGAACTGTTTAGGGAAGGCTTCAATAGGTACTACGACGTATACGGCGATGAATCTGATTATCTGAAGATGACAGAACTAATAGCGGAATTTATCTTAACCCTTGATGAAGAATATAAATATTCTTCGAGGGAGTTTCTAAACCTTTTTGGAAAATGGCTGGGAGAAAGAGACATCAGGAGTATTGTTACCCTAGCTGCTGAAAACGGAGTCCCAATTTTTTGTCCAGCCATAGCCGACAGCCCCTACGGTGATGCAGCACTCATAGCCAAGAGCAAGGGTTTCACTTTGACCATCGACGCAGTAAAAGATTATATAGAATTCATGGGCTTGGGGGGGAATGTAAAAGATACCGGAGTAATTTATATCGGTGGAGGAGTACCAAAGGATTTTATTCAACTTTTTGCTGTGACCAGCGATCTTCTCTATGAAGATAGAAGAATACCGAACAGAGAACACGGGTTTAACCGGAAAAAAACCGGAAAAGCTGAGACATATTATCCACACAAATACGCCATACAGATAACGACTGATTCGCCTCAATGGGGCGGTTTGTCGGGATGCACGTTCGAAGAGGCGGTCTCTTGGGGTAAGGAATTACCGGATGGAGGATTAGTTCAATGCTATTGTGATGCTACAATAGCTCTTCCTATAGTAACTCACTCACTGGCGGAAAGGGTTAGGCATAAGAGAAGAAAGAGAAATTTCATTAAATTACTAAACAATAAAAAACCCTGA